CTGATGTTATCACTGATAACAATGTAGATTTACCGGCATTAGGGAAGCCCACGAGACCTACATCCGCCAATACCTTCAGCTCAAGTATAACTTCTACTTCTTGCCCCGGAACTCCAGGTTGCGCATATCTTGGTGTCTGATTGGTACTGGTCTTAAAATGCCAGTTACCTCTTCCTCCCATTCCGCCTTCGGCTAAAATTCTCTCTTCATCGTGTTCGGTAATCTCAAAAAGTACTTCCAAGGTTTCTGGGTCTTTTACTACCGTACCCAATGGAACATCTAAGTATACATCTTCCCCATCTGATCCTGTACTACGTGATTTACTACCGTGCGCACCGTGACCGGATTTAAAATGTTTTTTGAACTTAAATGTAACTAACGTCCATAAATTTTGATTTCCGCGTAAAATCACATGACCTCCACGGCCTCCATCTCCCCCATCAGGACCACCTTTGGTAATGTACTTTTCCCTATGCAAATGCACAGAGCCTTTTCCTCCTTTACCAGATTCCGCATAAATCTTAACGTAGTCTACAAAATTACCCTCGGTCATAAAAATATTCTGAATTATATATTGACGACAGTCAACTTTTGCGCAAAAATACGCATTTCACATGAAGCTATAACATGCTATGCCATTAGAAGT
This genomic interval from Zobellia roscoffensis contains the following:
- the obgE gene encoding GTPase ObgE, whose product is MTEGNFVDYVKIYAESGKGGKGSVHLHREKYITKGGPDGGDGGRGGHVILRGNQNLWTLVTFKFKKHFKSGHGAHGSKSRSTGSDGEDVYLDVPLGTVVKDPETLEVLFEITEHDEERILAEGGMGGRGNWHFKTSTNQTPRYAQPGVPGQEVEVILELKVLADVGLVGFPNAGKSTLLSVITSAKPKIAAYEFTTLKPNLGIVEYRDFQSFVMADIPGIIEGAAEGKGLGHYFLRHIERNATLLFLIPADSKDIGKEYQILLDELRRYNPELLDKERLVAISKSDMLDQELIEEMSVELDKDLEKVPYMFISSVAQQGITELKDKLWGMLNS